A stretch of Episyrphus balteatus chromosome 2, idEpiBalt1.1, whole genome shotgun sequence DNA encodes these proteins:
- the LOC129910603 gene encoding uncharacterized protein LOC129910603, whose amino-acid sequence MSMVWSIQQQSFSTEIAEISSKDPNPSLKGLAKLSPFLDVTCNRELLRVGGRIRNSDENYDVKFPIILPGDSHFVKQYIRHLHIQNYHAGPQALLSFIRDRFWVTNARPLVRSIIFKCVHCNKYRPKLFDQVMGNLPKDRVTPGRPFEICGVDFCGPMLTSWKIRVRCR is encoded by the exons ATGTCTATGGTGTGGTCTATTCAACAGCAAAGTTTTTCAACAGAAATTGCAGAAATAAGTTCAAAAGACCCAAACCCATCTTTAAAAGGCTTAGCAAAACTATCTCCATTTCTGGATGTTACATGCAATAGAGAGCTACTTCGCGTTGGAGGTCGTATTCGAAATTCTGATGAGAATTACGACGTTAAATTTCCTATTATTTTGCCGGGTGACAGTCATTTTGTTAAGCAGTACATTAGACATCTTCACATTCAAAACTATCACGCCGGACCTCAAgctcttttaagttttataagaGATAGATTTTGGGTTACCAACGCACGACCCTTAGTAAGATCGATAATCTTCAAATGTGTTCATTGTAATAAATACAGACCAAAATTATTTGACCAAGTAATGGGAAATTTGCCTAAAGATCGAGTTACACCTGGCAGACCATTCGAAATCTGTGGTGTTGATTTCTGCGGACCCATGCTTACCTCTTGGAAGATTCGTG TTCGTTGCAGATAA
- the LOC129908985 gene encoding 39S ribosomal protein L38, mitochondrial, producing MSYTNLLLKNSLNFYLKPSCTLLITSRNGHRLRGKPPGVAKTIEQRLQEDNPIDPEIAEKINIGFPKLRKPRSEELKERLAHLKAQRSSSQLEKIARRNNLSIDLDKVYEEYKNTTGQFDLKRIADHYNVFKDLFGDAYFVPRVALDIKYEISDDTLVPVYNGNIVKPLEAAKAPLVSFDGVSDPITGEKSKKDSYWTLIATNPDGHFTSSDSEYVHWFVSNIPNGDVAKGETLVEYMQPIPPKGIGYQRYIFVLYKQNSKLDFSGYKINKNNDLEQRTFKTLDFYKKYQDEITPAGLAFFQSDWDKGITDFYHNVLNLKEPIFEYEFPKAYLQDQKWFPLKQPFNLYLDKHRDIKQVNKEYLEKKLAKSHPFKGTEPPLKFPNAHPIKNVPSWLRTEIRKERLSLGRINDYK from the exons ATGTCCTacacaaatttattattaaaaaatagtttaaatttttacttaaaaccaTCATGTACATTATTAATAACATCCCGAAATGGTCATCGACTTCGTGGCAAACCACCAGGTGTTGCCAAAACAATTGAACAAAGATTACAAG AGGATAATCCAATTGATCCAGAAATTGCGGAAAAAATCAACATTGGTTttccaaaattaagaaaaccaCGTTCAGAAGAACTAAAAGAACGTCTTGCTCATTTAAAAGCCCAAAGAAGCAGTTCACAGCTGGAGAAAATAGCACGAAGAAATAATT TAAGCATTGATTTGGACAAGGTCTATGAAGAATACAAGAATACTACTGGTCAATTTGATCTCAAGAGAATAGCTGATCATTATAATGTATTTAAAGATTTATTTGGCGATGCCTATTTTGTTCCAAGAGTTGCTTTAGATATCAAG TATGAAATAAGTGATGATACACTTGTTCCCGTGTACAATGGAAATATTGTTAAACCATTGGAAGCAGCAAAAGCTCCACTTGTTAGTTTTGATGGAGTTTCAGATCCAATTACTGGAGAG aaatcGAAGAAGGATTCTTACTGGACTTTGATTGCCACAAATCCAGATGGTCATTTTACTTCAAGTGACTCAGAGTATGTTCATTGGTTTGT TTCCAACATACCCAATGGAGACGTTGCAAAGGGTGAAACTTTAGTTGAATACATGCAACCAATTCCTCCAAAAGGAATTGGCTACCAACGCTACATCTTCGTtctatataaacaaaattcaaaactagaCTTTAGTGGatacaaaataaacaagaaCAATGACCTGGAACAACGTACATTCAAAACCCTTGACTTTTACAAAAAGTACCAAGATGAAATAACCCCAGCGGGACTTGCATTCTTCCAAAGTGATTGGGATAAGGGAATCACTGATTTCTATCACAATGTTCTAA ATTTAAAAGAACCTATCTTTGAATATGAATTCCCCAAAGCATACCTACAGGATCAGAAGTGGTTCCCTCTGAAACAACCATTCAATTTGTACCTTGATAAACACCGAGACATTAAACAAGTAAACAAAGAATATTTAGAGAAGAAACTAGCAAAGTCACATCCATTCAAAGGAACAGAACCACCATTAAAATTCCCTAACGCACATCCTATTAAGAATGTACCATCGTGGTTGAGAACAGAAATTAGAAAAGAACGCTTGAGTTTGGGCAGAATTAATGattacaaataa
- the LOC129909560 gene encoding uncharacterized protein LOC129909560 produces MTEANNAKTLENLKTNRASTKGSISRIKTLLETKTLEFTELECRLGILESYFRQALNYQTRIEEASPIDTGRAEIEELYCSTKSKILSLMGNNRRSSIAPGDTTMSNLVPLSRLPLQKLPKFTGKYADYKNFIGLFKTLVHNDNSIATIEKFNHLISCLSEQACGTIKSFQVTEENYSKALARLEERYDKKGLIFMEYISSLFDLPKMKGVSASQLRSLVDDTSALFDSLKSLATHEEICTGIIIHLVMSKVDTQTYNKWNESLDHSKLPAWDQCTKTLINRCQFLESKESKTPNALEVSSFPKSQIKKSSHVSLSLTKSICLYCKSSNHMIIDCNKFKKLRVYDRYKKAKTLSLCINCLSKGHGVKECSASKCNVCSDPHHILLHRYGETDASSGPDAVAGRTRTSLLNSTFDDADSQIVLATVVVRVRNSKGEFVLARALLDSGSQINLMTQSLANSLQLKLILCPVNISGVSAIGTKIDSHTITTLQSRFGGYEKKVEFWIARSITDFQPQRQLMIETWNIPKNIELADPWFYKPQRVDMLLGAELFFDLMESGQVALGPNLPVLQNTAVGWIVSGSCYGQGKRSCFLVQLVKMVERFWTLEEVPFKSVLTPEQERCEAHFIENFKVLETGRIRVKLPFKDSPYQLGDSLDIAKKRFYSLERRLDKTPEIKAQYSQFMQEYLKLGHMSRVRHIALSTPHYFMPHQCVIRPESSSTKLRVVFDASCKTKSNLSLNNLLMVGSTQQDELFSIILRFRSHEFALTADIQKMYRQIEVDPDDRRYQLILWRFNSNERLQTYCLNTVTYETASAPFLATRALNEIGIRNQAQYPLASKIIQNDFYVDDLITGANTIQELRKIQEDVTKLLSESGFELHKWHSNVILKPEVKDTKLELKIDEMEQTKTLGIEWNPKDDVFNFFSKDTFSSNHSTKRTVLSDASRIFDPLGLLGPIVVKAKLFLQRLWASKLKWDDELPDELRSCWIEYLEDLKNLNILKIPRFIFQSEMKALQIHGFSDASMKAYGCCLYARCVDEFGNVSVRLITGKSRVAPTRIQSIPRLELCGAQLLAKLFKKVEEAIKVECSQVFFWVDSEIVLYWISSSSSLYGTFVANRVSDVQSLTSNVCWRHVRSENNPADLISRGSLVQDLNSSIWFDGPEFLKHPPNQWPENPKVDQLNLDSSILETKKIKTVLACFQVDTEFLERLGKYSDITVT; encoded by the coding sequence ATGACTGAAGCGAATAACGCAAAaactttagaaaatttaaaaacaaatcgtGCTTCAACTAAAGGTAGCATTTCAAGAATCAAAACTCTTCTAGAAACTAAAACATTGGAGTTTACTGAGCTTGAATGTCGTTTGGGTATCTTAGAGTCTTATTTTAGACAAGCTCTTAATTATCAAACTAGGATAGAAGAGGCTAGTCCTATAGATACAGGTCGTGCTGAAATAGAGGAACTATATTGTTCAaccaaaagtaaaatattatcCCTGATGGGCAATAATAGGCGAAGCAGTATTGCACCTGGAGATACTACAATGTCGAATTTGGTACCTTTGTCTCGTCTTCCTCTGCAAAAGCTCCCTAAGTTTACTGGCAAATATGcagattataaaaattttattggtttATTCAAAACATTAGTCCACAACGATAATTCGATTGCAACGATTGAAAAGTTTAATCATTTAATTTCATGTTTGAGTGAACAAGCTTGTGGGACAATAAAATCATTTCAAGTTACGGAGGAAAATTATTCCAAGGCGCTCGCTCGACTCGAAGAGAGATACGATAAAAAGGGTTTAATATTTATGGAATATATCTCGTCGCTCTTTGATCTTCCTAAAATGAAAGGGGTTTCGGCATCTCAGCTTAGAAGTTTGGTTGATGATACTTCTGCTTTATTTGACTCACTCAAATCCTTAGCTACTCATGAAGAGATTTGCACTGGAATTATAATTCATTTAGTAATGTCGAAGGTAGATACCCAGACATACAACAAATGGAATGAATCTCTGGATCATTCCAAATTGCCAGCATGGGATCAATGtacaaaaactttaattaatcGTTGCCAGTTTTTGGAAAGCAAAGAATCAAAAACTCCCAATGCTTTGGAAGTCTCTAGCTTTCCTAAATCACAGATTAAAAAGTCTTCGCATGTTTCTTTGTCATTGACAAAATCAATTTGCCTTTATTGTAAATCTTCAAATCATATGATTATAGATtgcaacaaatttaaaaaactacgtGTCTACGACCGCTATAAGAAGGCAAAGACTCTATCACTTTGTATCAACTGTCTAAGCAAAGGCCATGGAGTTAAGGAGTGTTCTGCCAGTAAATGTAATGTTTGTTCGGATCCTCATCACATACTTCTGCATAGGTACGGAGAAACTGATGCATCCTCAGGACCTGATGCAGTTGCTGGACGGACTCGGACTTCTTTACTTAATTCAACATTCGATGATGCAGATTCTCAAATAGTTTTGGCTACTGTTGTTGTTAGGGTTCGCAATAGTAAAGGGGAATTCGTATTAGCTAGAGCTTTATTAGATTCAGGATCCCAGATTAACTTGATGACCCAATCACTAGCAAACAGTCTTCAGCTGAAGTTAATTCTTTGTCCAGTCAACATAAGCGGTGTTAGTGCTATAGGAACTAAGATTGATTCTCATACTATAACGACTTTACAATCTAGATTTGGAGGGTATGAGAAGAAGGTTGAGTTTTGGATTGCTCGTTCCATAACAGACTTCCAACCCCAAAGGCAATTAATGATAGAAACTTGGAATATAcccaaaaatattgaattagCCGACCCATGGTTCTACAAACCTCAAAGGGTTGATATGCTGCTAGGAgctgaattattttttgatctcATGGAATCAGGACAAGTTGCGTTAGGCCCAAATTTACCGGTTCTGCAAAATACAGCTGTAGGTTGGATAGTGTCGGGCAGCTGTTATGGACAAGGGAAACGGAGCTGCTTCTTGGTGCAGCTTGTCAAAATGGTGGAAAGGTTTTGGACATTGGAAGAAGTACCTTTCAAATCTGTTCTCACTCCGGAACAAGAACGTTGTGAAgctcattttatagaaaatttcaaagttttaGAAACGGGACGAATTCGTGTGAAATTACCATTTAAGGACAGTCCATACCAATTAGGTGATTCTTTGGATATAGCCAAGAAAAGGTTTTACTCTTTAGAAAGAAGATTGGACAAAACTCCTGAGATAAAAGCGCAGTATTCGCAGTTCATGCAAGAATATTTAAAACTTGGACACATGTCCCGTGTGAGGCACATCGCATTGAGTACACCCCATTATTTTATGCCGCATCAATGTGTTATTCGCCCTGAAAGTTCGTCCACCAAATTAAGAGTAGTCTTCGATGCATCGTGCAAAACCAAGTCCAATTTGTCCCTCAACAATTTGCTTATGGTAGGATCCACTCAACAGGATGAAttgttttcaatcattttacGTTTTCGAAGTCATGAGTTTGCACTAACAGCTgacatacaaaaaatgtatcGTCAAATTGAAGTTGATCCTGATGATCGTCGTTATCAACTTATTCTTTGGAGATTTAACTCCAATGAAAGACTTCAAACCTATTGCTTAAATACAGTTACATATGAAACTGCATCTGCCCCATTTTTAGCAACGCGTGCTCTAAATGAAATTGGTATTCGAAATCAAGCCCAATATCCTCTTGCAagtaaaattattcaaaatgatTTCTACGTGGATGATCTCATCACTGGGGCCAATACTATTCAAGAACTTCGAAAAATTCAAGAAGATGTAACCAAGCTGCTAAGTGAATCCGGTTTTGAGTTGCATAAGTGGCACTCAAATGTAATATTAAAACCAGAAGTAAAAGATACCAAATTGGAACTGAAAATTGACGAAATGGAACAAACCAAAACCCTTGGAATCGAATGGAATCCTAAGGACGATGTCTTTAATTTCTTTTCCAAAGACACTTTTTCGAGCAATCATTCGACCAAGCGCACTGTTCTTTCTGATGCAAGTAGAATTTTTGATCCTCTCGGACTTCTAGGACCAATTGTTGTAAAGGCAAAACTATTTCTACAGAGGCTGTGGGCTTCAAAGCTTAAGTGGGATGATGAGTTGCCTGACGAATTAAGAAGCTGTTGGATCGAGTACCTCGAAGACCTAAAAAATCTCAATATTCTTAAGATTCCTCGTTTCATTTTTCAATCAGAAATGAAAGCTCTACAAATACATGGTTTTTCTGATGCTTCTATGAAAGCATATGGTTGTTGCCTGTACGCCCGTTGTGTGGATGAGTTTGGTAACGTATCTGTGAGGCTGATAACTGGTAAGTCGAGAGTTGCTCCTACAAGAATACAATCCATACCGCGCTTAGAGCTTTGTGGTGCTCAACTGTTggcaaaattgtttaaaaaggtTGAAGAGGCAATAAAAGTAGAATGTAGCCAAGTTTTCTTTTGGGTGGATTCCGAAATTGTTCTTTATTGGATTTCGTCTTCAAGTAGTCTGTACGGAACGTTCGTAGCTAATAGAGTAAGTGACGTGCAGTCTCTAACCTCAAATGTTTGCTGGAGACATGTTAGATCAGAAAACAACCCTGCTGATCTTATATCGCGAGGAAGTCTTGTCCAAGACTTGAATTCATCAATTTGGTTTGATGGCcctgaatttttaaaacatccCCCAAACCAATGGCCAGAAAATCCAAAGGTCGATCAATTGAATCTTGACTCTTCAAtattagaaacaaaaaagatcaaaaCGGTGTTAGCCTGTTTCCAAGTCGATACGGAATTTTTGGAACGCCTGGGAAAATACAGTGACATAACAGTGACATAA